In Pseudobdellovibrionaceae bacterium, the following proteins share a genomic window:
- a CDS encoding sulfite exporter TauE/SafE family protein: MMELYLLVSLGFVVGAFSALFGVGGGVLIVPLLPLAVNLGVRETIATSLFAILLVVANNTIAFQRKKVIEWKIALRMGPMTAVGSYTAGWATRWLSPVFLKYLLASLLLVFVIRAWAGIRDISQAKGKNWIAAGVGVIAGMASGLSGVGSGVILSPFMMAMRLVEHTRVSPTANAIMCFTTSFGALAFVSWPEAGQPWVWGQVHAEKSLVLVLGAWISSYFARRWQHRVPEKPRRRILLAVLFLLSLKVFWDAYSLQVGTGHP, from the coding sequence ATGATGGAGCTGTATCTTCTTGTCTCCCTTGGCTTTGTGGTTGGGGCCTTCTCTGCCCTGTTTGGGGTTGGGGGTGGAGTCCTCATCGTTCCTCTTTTGCCCTTAGCCGTAAATCTCGGTGTGCGCGAAACCATTGCCACCAGCCTGTTTGCCATTCTACTCGTGGTGGCCAACAACACCATTGCCTTTCAGCGCAAGAAAGTGATTGAGTGGAAAATCGCCCTGCGTATGGGGCCGATGACGGCAGTAGGTTCCTATACAGCCGGATGGGCCACGCGCTGGCTGTCACCGGTGTTTCTAAAATATCTGCTGGCCAGCCTGCTTTTGGTGTTCGTGATTCGCGCTTGGGCGGGAATTCGCGATATCTCTCAAGCCAAGGGCAAAAACTGGATCGCAGCCGGGGTCGGTGTGATTGCAGGCATGGCTTCAGGATTGAGCGGAGTGGGTTCAGGGGTCATTCTGTCTCCATTTATGATGGCCATGAGGCTGGTGGAGCACACCCGAGTGTCTCCTACGGCCAATGCCATCATGTGCTTTACCACCTCATTTGGGGCGCTGGCATTTGTCAGCTGGCCAGAAGCCGGTCAGCCCTGGGTTTGGGGGCAAGTACATGCGGAAAAGTCTCTGGTTCTCGTGCTCGGTGCCTGGATTTCGAGCTATTTTGCCCGTCGTTGGCAGCATCGGGTACCGGAAAAGCCTCGTCGACGCATTCTTCTCGCGGTCCTATTCCTTCTATCTTTGAAGGTATTTTGGGATGCCTACAGTCTGCAAGTTGGGACAGGGCATCCATAA
- the map gene encoding type I methionyl aminopeptidase produces the protein MTPIAANEIRLMEQVCQLAAATLAHVAKFIKPGVTTNELDQIVYDFTLSHDAVPAPLNYNGFPKSICTSVNACICHGVPDNIPLREGDMLNVDVTSVKQGFFGDTSATYFVGEVSDRAKKLTEVAEQAMLKGIEVVRPFGTTGDIGFAINKYVTKKGYFPVKEIGGHGIGKKFHTDPFVPSYGKKGRGEKLVPFTCITVEPMINETDAPIKEMSIPNSSIKYYETGDGTLSAQFEHTILITDKRYEILTSLD, from the coding sequence ATGACTCCTATAGCTGCCAATGAAATTCGACTGATGGAACAGGTCTGCCAGCTGGCTGCGGCCACTCTGGCCCATGTGGCAAAGTTCATTAAGCCGGGCGTGACCACCAATGAGCTAGATCAGATCGTCTATGATTTCACTTTGAGCCATGATGCAGTCCCAGCTCCGCTTAATTATAACGGCTTTCCCAAGTCTATTTGCACCTCAGTAAATGCCTGCATCTGCCACGGCGTCCCTGACAATATCCCACTCAGAGAGGGGGATATGCTCAATGTGGATGTGACCAGTGTGAAACAGGGTTTTTTTGGCGACACCTCGGCCACCTATTTTGTGGGAGAGGTCAGCGATCGAGCCAAGAAGCTGACTGAGGTTGCTGAGCAGGCCATGCTCAAGGGCATTGAAGTGGTCAGGCCTTTTGGGACCACTGGTGATATTGGCTTTGCTATCAACAAGTATGTGACCAAAAAGGGTTATTTCCCCGTTAAAGAGATTGGTGGTCACGGCATTGGCAAAAAGTTCCACACCGACCCCTTTGTCCCTTCCTATGGCAAGAAGGGCCGGGGAGAGAAGCTGGTGCCCTTTACATGTATTACGGTCGAGCCCATGATCAACGAGACCGATGCGCCGATCAAAGAAATGAGCATCCCGAACTCATCCATCAAGTATTATGAGACCGGAGATGGGACTCTGTCGGCTCAGTTTGAGCACACCATCCTCATCACCGACAAGCGCTACGAAATCCTCACCTCCCTCGATTAA
- the ettA gene encoding energy-dependent translational throttle protein EttA: MAEDIIYTMKGVGKVYPPNRYVLKDIYLSYFYGAKIGVLGLNGAGKSSLLKIMAGVDQDFLGEAFPARDFKVGYLEQEPKLDESKSVKENIMDGLGELNHYLTEFHKISEQLCDPDLDPDKMEKLIEKQGSYQEKIEALDGWEVDQKIEQAMDALRCPPGDSPVDVLSGGERRRVALARLLLSNPDILLLDEPTNHLDAESVTWLENYLAKFPGTVIAVTHDRYFLDNVAGWILELDRGEGIPWKGNYSSWLEQKDRRLAQEQKADDRRMKTLERELEWVRMSPKGRHAKAKSRVSNYESLLKEPTPEKLKDLQIYIPAGPRLGEVVVEAKGVSKAYGDKLLYENMEFTVPRGAIVGVVGPNGAGKTTLFRMITGQEQPDGGTFKVGDTVKIAHIDQSRDKLDPNKTVFEEITDGQDIVQLGGKEVASRAYVSWFNFSGGDQQKKVGTLSGGERNRLYLAKMLKEGGNLLLLDEPTNDLDVNTMRALEDALGEFGGSAVIISHDRWFLDRVCTHTLAFEGDSQVYWYPGPYSEYEEDYKKRMGVETLVPKRIRYRQLQ; the protein is encoded by the coding sequence GTGGCAGAAGATATCATCTATACCATGAAAGGCGTGGGGAAGGTCTATCCTCCTAACCGTTATGTGCTCAAAGATATTTATCTGTCTTACTTCTACGGTGCCAAAATCGGCGTGTTAGGGCTCAACGGTGCAGGGAAATCGTCACTGTTAAAGATCATGGCTGGAGTGGATCAGGACTTCCTCGGTGAGGCTTTTCCGGCCCGAGATTTTAAAGTGGGCTATTTGGAACAAGAACCAAAGCTGGACGAGTCCAAGTCCGTCAAAGAAAACATCATGGACGGATTGGGGGAACTCAACCACTATTTGACTGAATTTCACAAGATTAGTGAGCAGCTCTGTGATCCGGATCTGGACCCGGACAAAATGGAAAAGTTGATTGAAAAGCAGGGTTCCTATCAGGAGAAGATCGAAGCTCTTGACGGTTGGGAAGTGGATCAAAAGATAGAGCAGGCGATGGATGCTCTCCGTTGTCCCCCTGGAGACAGCCCTGTGGATGTTTTGTCTGGCGGCGAGCGGCGTCGTGTGGCTCTGGCCCGATTGTTGTTGTCCAATCCCGATATTCTTCTTCTCGACGAGCCGACCAACCACTTGGACGCAGAATCCGTGACCTGGTTGGAGAATTATTTGGCCAAATTCCCGGGCACCGTGATTGCTGTCACCCACGACCGCTATTTTCTCGACAATGTGGCCGGCTGGATTTTGGAATTAGACCGCGGGGAAGGGATTCCCTGGAAGGGCAACTACTCTTCTTGGCTTGAGCAAAAGGACCGTCGTTTGGCTCAAGAACAAAAGGCGGACGACCGTCGCATGAAAACCTTGGAGAGGGAGTTGGAATGGGTACGTATGTCACCCAAAGGTCGTCACGCCAAAGCCAAATCACGTGTATCCAATTATGAGTCTTTGCTGAAGGAGCCCACACCTGAGAAGTTAAAGGATCTGCAAATCTACATTCCTGCGGGACCCCGTCTGGGCGAAGTGGTGGTTGAAGCCAAGGGTGTGTCCAAGGCTTATGGCGACAAGCTTTTGTATGAAAACATGGAATTCACTGTTCCTCGCGGGGCCATTGTCGGTGTGGTCGGACCCAACGGAGCGGGAAAAACCACCCTGTTTCGCATGATCACTGGTCAGGAGCAGCCCGATGGCGGAACCTTCAAAGTCGGTGACACAGTGAAAATTGCCCATATCGATCAGTCTCGGGATAAATTGGATCCAAACAAAACTGTGTTTGAGGAAATCACTGACGGTCAGGACATTGTCCAGTTGGGAGGAAAGGAAGTGGCTTCCCGGGCCTATGTGTCCTGGTTCAACTTCTCAGGCGGTGACCAGCAGAAAAAAGTGGGCACCTTATCAGGTGGAGAGCGCAACCGCCTCTATTTGGCCAAGATGCTCAAAGAGGGTGGCAACCTCCTGCTTCTCGACGAGCCGACCAATGATCTGGACGTCAACACCATGCGCGCTCTCGAAGATGCCCTGGGGGAATTTGGTGGCAGTGCCGTGATTATCAGCCATGATCGTTGGTTTTTGGATCGGGTGTGCACACACACCCTGGCCTTCGAGGGGGACAGTCAGGTGTATTGGTACCCAGGCCCCTATTCCGAGTATGAAGAGGACTACAAAAAGAGAATGGGTGTTGAGACCTTGGTCCCCAAGCGGATCCGTTACCGCCAACTCCAGTAA
- a CDS encoding DUF1538 domain-containing protein, with protein sequence MEPGIRYGEFVREMSVRQAQISFNDLAVKPQKDDQGNDIPIKPEKLSVTGTDIYRILAPYTSVRFIEQVKAVVPLAVYLVIFQIFILRQGVTDAFIITGGLFSVMLGLMLFMEGLKLGLMPFGESIGNTLPVKSPLPVVLLIAFLLGVGVTFAEPAIGALKAAGQIVQVDKAPYLYAILNKYSDVLVLMVGAGVGLAAILGTLRFVYDWSLKPLIYCSLIPVLALTGYIGMFDPELSKLIGLAWDCGAVTTGPVTVPLVLSLGIGVASVVGRGDSTLSGFGIVTLASLFPIMGALCVGLYISHTTSPEAIIAAAAEMSGKTTELGWWEQTPWNEIILAIRAIVPLVIFLVLVMKAVLREKIRNSGIVFYGIFLAVVGMGIFNVGLTYGLAKLGDQSGSLVPAAFTQIEAVTDSPLYWRNLGLFIAFAFAFFLGFGATLAEPALNALGMTVQNLTNGAFKKSMLMYSVSFGVAVGIALGVAKLVFNWQLMYLLIPGYLGLLILTYFSTEEFVNVGWDSAGVTTGPVTVPLVLAMGLGFGNATGVIEGFGILSMASLCPILSVLTMGLYVQNKAKSKARSQGASSVKPSAASA encoded by the coding sequence ATGGAGCCAGGAATCCGCTATGGGGAATTTGTTCGAGAAATGTCGGTACGCCAAGCTCAGATCAGCTTCAACGATCTGGCGGTAAAGCCCCAAAAAGATGATCAGGGAAATGACATCCCGATCAAACCTGAAAAGCTCTCCGTTACCGGAACAGACATCTACCGGATCTTGGCGCCCTACACCAGTGTGCGTTTCATTGAGCAGGTGAAGGCTGTCGTACCACTGGCTGTCTACTTGGTGATTTTTCAAATATTCATTCTCCGTCAAGGGGTGACGGACGCCTTTATTATTACGGGCGGTTTGTTCTCGGTGATGTTGGGACTCATGCTCTTTATGGAAGGTCTCAAACTGGGTCTTATGCCTTTTGGAGAGTCGATCGGTAACACTCTGCCAGTAAAGTCCCCACTGCCAGTCGTTTTGCTTATTGCCTTTTTACTTGGTGTGGGAGTGACGTTTGCGGAGCCGGCGATTGGTGCTCTTAAAGCGGCAGGGCAAATTGTCCAGGTTGATAAGGCTCCCTACCTCTATGCCATTCTCAACAAGTACTCCGACGTTTTGGTCCTAATGGTAGGTGCCGGCGTTGGTTTGGCGGCCATCTTAGGGACATTGCGGTTTGTCTATGATTGGAGTTTAAAACCACTGATCTACTGCAGTTTGATTCCCGTCTTGGCCCTCACTGGCTACATTGGAATGTTTGATCCTGAACTGTCTAAACTGATTGGTCTCGCCTGGGACTGTGGCGCGGTGACAACAGGACCGGTAACGGTGCCTCTGGTTTTATCTCTTGGAATTGGAGTCGCCTCAGTCGTGGGACGAGGGGATTCCACCCTTTCGGGTTTCGGAATTGTGACCCTGGCGTCGTTATTTCCCATCATGGGTGCTCTCTGCGTGGGACTGTATATCAGCCACACCACCTCTCCAGAGGCCATTATTGCGGCGGCGGCCGAAATGTCTGGTAAGACCACTGAATTGGGCTGGTGGGAACAAACTCCCTGGAACGAAATCATCCTCGCCATTCGCGCCATCGTGCCGCTGGTGATCTTTCTGGTCCTGGTGATGAAAGCTGTATTGCGGGAAAAGATTCGTAACTCTGGAATTGTTTTTTACGGCATTTTCCTGGCGGTGGTTGGCATGGGTATTTTCAATGTCGGTCTCACCTATGGTCTTGCCAAGCTGGGTGACCAGTCGGGGAGTTTAGTGCCGGCGGCCTTCACGCAAATTGAGGCTGTGACTGACTCGCCTCTGTATTGGCGTAACCTGGGTCTATTTATCGCCTTTGCCTTCGCCTTCTTCCTTGGTTTTGGAGCGACTCTGGCAGAGCCCGCTTTGAATGCCCTGGGGATGACGGTGCAAAACCTCACCAATGGAGCCTTTAAGAAATCCATGCTCATGTATTCAGTTTCCTTCGGTGTGGCGGTAGGAATTGCCTTGGGCGTGGCCAAGCTGGTGTTCAATTGGCAACTCATGTACCTATTGATTCCCGGATATTTGGGGCTTTTGATTCTGACTTACTTTTCGACAGAAGAATTCGTCAATGTGGGTTGGGATTCAGCGGGTGTGACCACAGGTCCAGTCACCGTGCCCCTGGTTTTGGCCATGGGATTGGGCTTTGGTAATGCCACAGGCGTCATTGAAGGGTTTGGAATTCTCTCGATGGCTTCACTCTGCCCCATTTTATCAGTCCTCACCATGGGCCTCTATGTACAGAATAAAGCCAAATCAAAGGCCCGGTCACAAGGCGCATCTAGTGTTAAACCGTCAGCCGCTTCTGCTTAA
- a CDS encoding DnaJ domain-containing protein encodes MGQEKSFREILQEKMATTPSPPCESQSQSHSPPTPMPMGVAEIHHIDGFSPAVEDYRIPLGRKSYAAFRFKPISGVLSLLAEFSPTQDPLPPETQPPRSEQREPDQTLCLTKLSPSGCFAQEIFRRLGGELKFPLLYIDLKRTYRSLAHKCHPDKGSPTAAEDFQSLQEAFEILEKEFLAIHTQTTSPERDKAA; translated from the coding sequence ATGGGACAGGAAAAGAGTTTTCGGGAGATTTTGCAGGAAAAGATGGCCACCACCCCATCTCCACCTTGCGAATCTCAGTCTCAGTCCCATTCCCCACCCACCCCTATGCCCATGGGTGTTGCGGAAATACACCACATCGATGGTTTCAGCCCCGCAGTCGAGGACTATAGGATCCCCTTAGGACGCAAAAGCTACGCAGCCTTCCGCTTTAAACCCATCTCTGGAGTCCTCTCACTTCTCGCTGAATTCTCTCCGACACAAGATCCACTTCCTCCTGAGACACAACCCCCCCGCTCCGAACAGAGAGAACCTGACCAAACCCTCTGTTTGACCAAACTTTCCCCATCCGGCTGTTTCGCCCAGGAGATTTTTCGTCGCTTGGGTGGAGAATTGAAATTCCCCCTCCTATATATAGATCTTAAGAGGACCTACAGAAGCCTGGCCCATAAGTGCCACCCTGACAAGGGAAGCCCAACAGCGGCTGAGGATTTCCAATCCCTACAAGAGGCCTTCGAAATCCTGGAGAAGGAGTTCTTGGCGATCCATACACAAACGACCTCTCCCGAAAGGGACAAGGCCGCTTGA
- a CDS encoding Smr/MutS family protein, with protein sequence MAGRAKNKNTGKAKGKTLDLHGRTTDEVFDLVDAFLLKESQRGAHTARIMTGKGKGLVQKVVIDYLRKAHYHWSHERLADGRPNEGVLVIHLE encoded by the coding sequence ATGGCTGGTCGAGCAAAAAACAAAAATACTGGAAAGGCCAAGGGCAAGACCTTGGATCTCCACGGCCGCACCACCGACGAGGTCTTTGATCTGGTCGACGCCTTTTTACTCAAAGAAAGTCAGCGCGGGGCTCACACCGCTCGCATCATGACCGGTAAAGGCAAGGGCCTCGTTCAGAAAGTGGTGATCGATTACTTGCGCAAGGCCCATTACCATTGGAGCCACGAGAGGCTCGCTGATGGCCGCCCTAACGAGGGCGTTTTGGTCATTCACCTGGAATAG
- a CDS encoding BolA family transcriptional regulator — protein MIEDRIRTKLAEAFAPQHLAVVNESSEHNVPPGSETHFMVVVVSKVFEGMSRIDRQRRIFEVLAQELNDGVHALSQRTFSPEEWQKSKQQVVASPQCLGGSKFDKN, from the coding sequence ATTATTGAGGATCGCATCCGTACAAAGCTGGCTGAGGCCTTTGCGCCTCAGCACCTGGCTGTTGTCAATGAAAGCAGTGAACATAATGTTCCGCCGGGCTCGGAAACCCACTTTATGGTGGTCGTGGTGAGCAAGGTCTTTGAAGGCATGAGTCGAATTGACCGGCAACGGCGGATTTTTGAAGTCTTGGCCCAAGAACTAAATGATGGAGTCCATGCCCTCAGTCAGCGCACTTTTTCTCCTGAAGAGTGGCAGAAGAGTAAACAGCAAGTGGTGGCTTCTCCTCAATGTTTGGGTGGATCTAAATTCGATAAAAACTAA
- the orn gene encoding oligoribonuclease: MEHMLWLDMEMTGLDVNKEVPIEVAAVITNKKLESLETYHAVIRQPQHYLDNMDDWNKSHHGDSGLTAMIPSGKEPDLVENDLIDLANRFWSDEKVVLCGNSIGQDRLFIDKYFSRFAEKLHYRMLDVTAFKLIFNNFYNQKFEKQNTHRATDDIQESINELKFYLSFIRT; encoded by the coding sequence ATGGAACATATGCTGTGGCTGGATATGGAAATGACGGGATTGGATGTGAACAAGGAAGTCCCTATTGAGGTGGCTGCAGTCATCACCAATAAGAAACTAGAATCCCTAGAAACTTATCATGCTGTCATTCGCCAGCCCCAACACTATCTGGACAATATGGATGACTGGAACAAATCCCATCATGGTGACTCGGGGCTGACGGCCATGATTCCATCAGGCAAGGAACCTGACTTGGTGGAAAACGATTTGATTGATTTGGCCAATCGCTTTTGGAGTGACGAAAAGGTGGTCCTGTGCGGGAATTCCATAGGCCAAGATCGCCTGTTTATTGATAAGTACTTCTCTCGTTTTGCAGAAAAACTCCACTACCGGATGCTCGACGTGACGGCCTTTAAGTTGATCTTTAACAACTTCTACAATCAGAAATTTGAAAAGCAGAACACCCACCGAGCCACGGATGACATTCAAGAGTCCATCAACGAACTAAAGTTCTATCTTTCCTTTATCAGGACCTAA
- a CDS encoding queuosine precursor transporter → MSLTPLQERRERVFLVLAAIFWGSMTLLNVIGITKFIHIGPLALAVGVLPYPLTFLCTDLISELFGKKRANMVVWVGLGLNVFVISVMYLGHLMPGVSPELQPPWQSLVFAKPVPLANGETLAEQGELFHLLYACTAGSVLASMVAYIAAQFCDVYLFHFWKRVTRGRHLWVRNNFSTLVSQAIDSFAVISITFGAMLFKGEMVLAAFLSLMGSNYLFKMVAALCDTLPFYVGVHYLSRWLKINPEEEHNF, encoded by the coding sequence ATGAGTCTGACACCATTACAAGAGCGGCGAGAGCGGGTGTTCCTTGTTCTCGCTGCCATCTTTTGGGGCTCAATGACCTTACTTAACGTCATTGGTATCACCAAGTTCATTCACATTGGTCCCTTGGCATTAGCCGTAGGGGTTCTCCCTTACCCGCTGACGTTTTTGTGTACGGATTTGATTTCGGAACTGTTCGGGAAAAAGCGCGCAAATATGGTGGTGTGGGTGGGATTGGGCCTCAATGTTTTTGTGATTTCCGTTATGTATTTAGGTCACCTCATGCCAGGGGTTTCGCCTGAGCTTCAGCCGCCGTGGCAGTCTCTGGTTTTCGCCAAGCCAGTACCTTTAGCCAACGGCGAGACTCTGGCTGAACAAGGCGAGTTGTTCCATCTTCTCTACGCTTGCACAGCCGGATCGGTTTTGGCCTCCATGGTGGCCTATATCGCGGCTCAGTTTTGCGATGTCTACCTTTTTCACTTTTGGAAACGGGTAACTCGGGGAAGGCATTTGTGGGTGCGCAACAACTTTAGCACTCTGGTCAGCCAGGCCATCGACAGCTTTGCCGTTATCAGCATTACTTTTGGGGCCATGCTATTCAAAGGAGAGATGGTGCTAGCGGCATTTTTAAGTCTTATGGGTAGCAATTATTTGTTTAAGATGGTGGCCGCTCTTTGCGATACCCTTCCCTTTTATGTAGGGGTTCACTACCTGAGTCGCTGGCTCAAGATCAATCCTGAAGAGGAACATAATTTTTAA
- a CDS encoding adenosylhomocysteinase: MTTNTPKKTQTQEPDYRVCREAMEDPKKFAELARWGREEIKIAETEMPGLMALREEYGPKKPLKDVKIAGCLHMTIQTAVLIETLTALGAEIRWSSCNIFSTQDHAAVAMAAAGIPVFAWKGETEEEFNWCIEQTIVGWGPEGFDLILDDGGDLTNMMHEPRFAELMKKVVGLSEETTTGVHNLEKMLKEGRLKCPAINVNDSVTKSKFDNLYGCRESLADGIKRATDTMVAGKIVAVAGYGDVGKGCAQSMRGFGARVLVTEIDPICALQAAMEGFEVTTMEEAVNEADIFVTTTGCCDIIVEKHFNKMKDGAIVCNIGHFDIEIDMAWLNANSQINEVKPQVDIHTLKNGHKIIVLAKGRLVNLGCATGHPSFVMSNSFTNQVLAQMELWNNREAYKEIAVYRLPKQLDEKVAALHLSKLGVKLTKLTDKQASYLGLDEKGPFKPEHYRY, translated from the coding sequence ATGACCACTAACACGCCCAAAAAGACTCAAACCCAAGAGCCGGATTACCGTGTTTGTCGGGAGGCCATGGAAGATCCCAAGAAGTTTGCCGAGCTGGCTCGCTGGGGCCGCGAAGAAATCAAGATCGCCGAAACCGAGATGCCCGGCCTGATGGCCCTGAGAGAAGAATATGGGCCCAAGAAGCCTCTTAAAGACGTCAAGATTGCCGGGTGCCTGCACATGACCATCCAGACAGCTGTGCTCATTGAGACGCTCACAGCTCTGGGCGCCGAAATTCGCTGGAGTTCCTGTAATATCTTTTCCACCCAGGACCATGCTGCGGTTGCTATGGCGGCTGCCGGCATTCCTGTTTTTGCCTGGAAGGGTGAGACGGAAGAGGAGTTTAACTGGTGCATCGAGCAGACCATCGTCGGTTGGGGGCCTGAGGGGTTCGACCTGATTCTCGATGACGGCGGTGACTTGACCAATATGATGCATGAACCTCGCTTTGCCGAGTTGATGAAAAAAGTCGTTGGTCTCTCTGAGGAGACGACCACTGGTGTTCATAACCTGGAGAAGATGCTGAAAGAGGGGCGCCTGAAGTGTCCGGCCATTAACGTCAATGACTCTGTGACTAAGTCCAAGTTTGATAATCTCTATGGCTGTCGTGAGTCCTTGGCCGACGGAATCAAGCGCGCCACAGACACCATGGTGGCTGGCAAGATTGTGGCGGTGGCTGGCTACGGCGATGTGGGTAAAGGCTGTGCCCAGAGCATGCGTGGCTTTGGTGCCCGCGTTCTGGTGACCGAGATTGATCCCATCTGTGCTCTTCAGGCGGCAATGGAAGGTTTTGAAGTCACCACCATGGAAGAGGCCGTCAATGAGGCCGACATTTTTGTCACCACCACCGGTTGTTGCGATATTATCGTCGAGAAGCACTTCAATAAGATGAAGGACGGCGCAATCGTCTGTAACATCGGCCACTTTGATATTGAGATCGACATGGCTTGGCTCAACGCCAACTCGCAAATCAACGAAGTGAAGCCCCAGGTAGACATTCACACCCTCAAAAACGGCCACAAGATCATTGTTTTGGCCAAGGGCCGTTTGGTGAACTTGGGCTGCGCCACGGGTCACCCATCCTTTGTGATGTCCAACTCCTTCACCAACCAGGTGTTGGCTCAGATGGAACTCTGGAACAACCGTGAGGCCTATAAGGAAATTGCGGTCTACCGTCTGCCAAAGCAGTTGGACGAGAAAGTAGCGGCTCTTCACTTGAGTAAACTCGGGGTCAAACTGACCAAGCTGACGGACAAGCAAGCCAGTTACCTGGGCCTGGACGAAAAAGGCCCTTTTAAGCCCGAGCACTATCGCTACTAA
- a CDS encoding c-type cytochrome, whose protein sequence is MGKRWGSKIAVVSGLTLIVLSFQNCMSSHDKFNENLVDLNAINNERITAGALGVLQTACSGCHSPTSATTTPIPDILDVDALTADDWIVPGEPQNSPVYLVMVDGLMPHDGEISASDRQMVRDWIIVLGGGDPNASPNLPPAPPPGTPPPGGGGGPSGTVLYNTYCASCHGVGAASTKRGRTAGQITNAIGTVGQMVGLQGQLSPAQIQAIADYLGSI, encoded by the coding sequence ATGGGCAAACGATGGGGTTCTAAGATCGCTGTAGTGAGCGGTCTCACATTAATAGTGCTTTCATTTCAAAACTGCATGTCGAGTCACGACAAGTTCAATGAGAATCTTGTCGACCTCAATGCCATCAACAACGAGCGGATTACGGCCGGCGCCTTGGGCGTTTTGCAAACTGCTTGTTCTGGATGTCATTCGCCGACATCGGCGACCACTACGCCGATTCCGGATATTCTCGATGTGGATGCCTTAACGGCTGATGACTGGATTGTCCCGGGTGAGCCGCAAAATTCGCCTGTGTACCTGGTGATGGTTGATGGCCTGATGCCTCACGATGGCGAGATTTCGGCTTCTGACCGACAAATGGTGCGAGATTGGATTATTGTTTTGGGCGGTGGCGACCCTAATGCCTCACCCAATCTACCACCGGCTCCTCCACCGGGAACTCCTCCTCCTGGAGGTGGTGGCGGACCATCAGGAACTGTACTGTATAACACCTACTGTGCCAGCTGCCACGGCGTGGGCGCGGCTTCCACCAAGCGCGGTCGTACGGCAGGACAGATCACCAATGCCATCGGTACTGTTGGCCAAATGGTGGGTCTTCAAGGTCAGCTGAGTCCGGCCCAGATTCAGGCGATTGCTGATTATTTGGGTAGCATCTAA
- a CDS encoding endonuclease/exonuclease/phosphatase family protein, with the protein MAVRLLTYNLWHGLDGQGLLFFGELEPRKRKLARAQVQIECLRRWSADLLFLQEVNPLFPAAYYYSSQLGKDHISQMDLSGIKLLGFGPPFNLQSGQVILAPKKWRLRSLGGEQLSGDRPANQGLFSFQLRESRYALFGEMEHPSWGRVLLANVHLHHGLEYDNSWNLILNRAVQEGELLESERRILQRQLLKGDVRREKEVNRLLLKIESLSSKYDLVLVAGDFNSSPASPVVRMMHSAGFQDSWLASGQALPGLTWSHQGNEENHAFNDGFQGGFTWDEDAGPESIRGRLLSLAHEAERRPRRIDYLFYRTSHKVLLKTELFTGQSEESDLFGSDHFGLGVIMQKAAN; encoded by the coding sequence ATGGCCGTGCGACTGCTCACCTACAACCTGTGGCATGGGTTGGACGGCCAGGGCCTGCTTTTTTTTGGTGAGCTTGAGCCCAGAAAACGAAAGCTGGCTAGAGCTCAGGTGCAAATTGAATGTCTGCGCAGGTGGTCGGCCGATTTGCTATTTCTTCAGGAAGTAAACCCACTTTTCCCCGCTGCCTATTATTACTCCTCACAATTGGGTAAAGACCACATCAGTCAGATGGATCTCAGTGGCATCAAACTGTTGGGCTTTGGCCCGCCATTTAACCTCCAATCAGGGCAGGTCATTCTCGCACCCAAGAAATGGCGATTGCGGAGTTTGGGAGGTGAGCAGCTCAGCGGTGATCGCCCGGCCAACCAGGGACTCTTCTCCTTTCAACTCCGTGAATCCCGTTATGCTTTGTTTGGCGAAATGGAGCATCCAAGCTGGGGGAGAGTATTGCTGGCAAATGTCCACCTTCATCATGGCTTGGAATATGACAACAGCTGGAACTTGATCCTCAATCGAGCGGTACAGGAAGGTGAACTGCTCGAAAGCGAAAGGCGCATTTTGCAGCGGCAACTTCTAAAGGGAGATGTCCGTCGGGAAAAGGAGGTTAACCGCCTTTTGCTTAAGATCGAAAGTCTCAGCTCCAAGTACGACCTCGTGCTGGTGGCCGGTGACTTTAACTCCAGCCCGGCGAGTCCTGTGGTGCGCATGATGCATTCCGCGGGTTTTCAGGATTCCTGGTTGGCTTCGGGTCAGGCGCTGCCAGGACTCACTTGGTCTCATCAGGGTAATGAAGAGAATCACGCCTTTAACGACGGATTTCAAGGTGGCTTTACTTGGGACGAGGACGCTGGGCCTGAATCCATTCGCGGTCGTCTGTTGAGTTTGGCTCATGAAGCTGAGCGACGACCGCGTCGAATTGATTATCTTTTTTATCGCACATCCCATAAGGTCCTTCTAAAGACAGAATTGTTTACTGGTCAAAGTGAAGAGTCCGATCTTTTTGGATCTGATCACTTCGGATTGGGTGTGATCATGCAAAAGGCAGCCAACTAA